From the genome of Brevinematales bacterium:
GGTGGAATCGTGCACATAGGCGATGCGCAAAAGGTCGCGGTGCTGTTGGCTGAGGTTATAGATATAGTTCGACCCTATTTGGACGATGCTGTCGATAAACGTGAAGTCCTTCTCGCCGATCGACGCCTCGATACGGTTGAACGTATCGAACGGGTACTGGTAGAGGAAGAATACGCCCCATGTCTGACGGTACGCCTTCTCCATATCGAAAAAGCTCTGGAAGCTGCTGAACTCGTAGAAATAATTACTATACATGTACACCCGTACCCCGAAGTCCGAGCGGTACTTCAGGAAAAAGTACGATACGTCGAAATTGATATGCTCGAAGACGTTCGTATTCAAGCTCAGTACCATATCCATCAGCACTTGTATCCGGTGATTGCCCAGAAGGTCGCTCAAACTCAGTACGCCCAGTAACGCGGCGCCCGCGGAGCTGTTGAACGTAATCAGGCCGAACAGGCTATCGATGGACAACTCTATCCCGTAGTTCCGGTTCGTTACCGGGAACGGCGTCTTAAAGTCCGGGAGCAGCCTGAAAGTAAACGGCCCCTGATTCAACGTGAACCCGCCAGGGGTTTTCAGAACCGGCTTGTATTCGTAGATATTGAAGGTCGAGTCCTGATAGTAGGTGTAGACAATCGCGCTATTCGTGCCGGATTTACCGAACGCGGGCGAGAACACCCCGCCGTCGGGGATAAACTGCTCGTATACCGCGTCGTTCGTCAGGCAGTATATCATCAATGTAGGGTGAATCGTATTCATAATAAACGCTATCTGCGTGCGGTCGGGCGAGACTGCCGGGAACGTGTCGCTATATCCGGTATCGACGGATTTCAGGAATTTCCCCGCCGCGATACTGTAGATAAAGAGGTCGTTATCCTTCCTGCCGCCCTTCTCCGCGCGGTCGGAAACAAACACGATAGTGTCGTTATCGATCCATCGCGGCTGGGTGTCGTAGTACTGGTCGTCGAACACCTGCGTCAGCTTATCGTCGGCGAGCGAGTAGATATAGATATCGTAGCAGTCGAACTGCGCCGCCGAGAATACCACCTTCGTCCCGTCCATCGAGATATCCGGCGAATCGATGATACGCATCGGCAGGCTGATGGTCTTCACCTTCTTGGTGGACATATCGTAGATATGGATGACGTCCTTCCCGCCGCTCCGCGAGATAAAACAGAGCTTACCGTTAGTGCTGACCGACAGGTTATTCCGCGCCCCGTAATGGAACTCGAGATAATCCTCGTCGAACCCGCCCTTGACGATCCGTTCCATACTCCCCGTGGCCTTATCGAAAATAACTATGGACGGATAGATCATGCGGTCGCTGATGAAGGCGATTTTATTCGAATCGATATAGACCGGATTCATATTGAAGTAGCTGTCGAACGGCATCAGTTTATCCCCGGCGATCTGCGCGGGCGTCAGGTTGGTTACCGCGGGATAGTATTTCTTCCGCAGGTAGTCCATAAACTCGGCGTTCAGCTTATCCATATCGGTCTTGAAGACGTTGGTCATTATCCCCTGTAAATCCTTGTACACCCCGATGGAGTGCATCACAAGCGGCATGATGTCCTTTCCGTACTTCTCCTCCGCGAAACGGTAAAATATCTGGCCTTCTTTATAGATAAAATAGTACTGGGTCGGCGGGAGATTCCATTCCTCGGAAAGGTCTTTCAGCGACGGCAGAGTCCCGTTGAGGATACCGTCGGATACCATCATCTCGCATTCGGGGTCGACCCCTATCGACGCATATTCCGCCGCACCCTCGATCATCCACAACGGCACTTGGATATCCTTGATGAGGTACATCGAGATCACACCCTCGCCCCAAATCATCGCCTGGAACGCGTGACAAAGTTCGTGCGCGAAAATATGATGGAACAGCGCATAGTTCCCTGAGTACGGGATAACCACCCGCCCCTTGATAAACTCGGTGAATCCCCCGGTGCTCTCGCCTATCCACGATTCGGAGATATTATTCTGCTGGAAATCGATCTGGTTATCGTAGATGACGACTTTTATCTTATTAACCGGATTATACTGGAGCATGATAGTATAATTAGTGAATATCTCTTCCGCGGTAGCGACAATTTTATTGGAGAGCGCGGAAAGTTCCGCGGTCATATAGATCGTGAAATGCGGGGTATCGATTACCTTCCAGTCGGAATCGTAGTAGTTGATTTTATTTTTACCGAAGGAGTATCCAATATTAAGAGCGGCAGCAAGTAAGATGATAAGTAGAAAGTTTCTTTTCATAGCTTCACACTGTTTTATTGTAGTACAAGTTTAACCTGAAACGGTAAGAATATCAAGTACTTACCGCATGAGTGTGAACACACCAGTGTGAAACCGCCGGTGTGTACCCATGGGCGTATTGACGAACTTATCATGTCATTGCGACACCCCGCGAGGAACGCGGGACATGCGCTCAGCGTGACATTTTCGTCATCCCGAGCCTGTCGAGGGATGACGGCTTCACACTACCACGAATAGCAAAATGTTTTCACCCTCTTGCTCACAATATTTAACATACACTTGACAACATTTTACATCTCCGCGCGATTAAGGTGAGTAATTTCAAGGAGGAACCTATGGAAAACAACGTCAATATCCTGGTACTCCAGGGCGGAGTGGTACGCGAACCGGAACTTGTTTACACCGCGAGCGGGCTTGCGAAAAGCACTTTCCCGATCGCGAATAATTGCGTTGCTTTTAAAAGCGGTACGAAGGAGCAGGAGGTGAATTATTTCGATGTGGTCGCTTGGGGCAAACTCGCGGAGATCTGCGGGACATACCTGAAGAAAGGCACGCGCGTGATTATCTCCGGCAAGCTCCGCCAGTCCCGTTGGAAGAACGACGAGGGGAAAACCCGAACCCGCGTATCGATTATCGCGCAGGATATAAAATTCCTTCCCGGAAATAGAAATCCCGGATACTCTCCCCAGAGAGCTAAGGCCTCTCATCAGGCCTAAAAAAAACCGCCCCGTTCAAACGGGGCGGTTACTAT
Proteins encoded in this window:
- a CDS encoding BamA/TamA family outer membrane protein, yielding MKRNFLLIILLAAALNIGYSFGKNKINYYDSDWKVIDTPHFTIYMTAELSALSNKIVATAEEIFTNYTIMLQYNPVNKIKVVIYDNQIDFQQNNISESWIGESTGGFTEFIKGRVVIPYSGNYALFHHIFAHELCHAFQAMIWGEGVISMYLIKDIQVPLWMIEGAAEYASIGVDPECEMMVSDGILNGTLPSLKDLSEEWNLPPTQYYFIYKEGQIFYRFAEEKYGKDIMPLVMHSIGVYKDLQGIMTNVFKTDMDKLNAEFMDYLRKKYYPAVTNLTPAQIAGDKLMPFDSYFNMNPVYIDSNKIAFISDRMIYPSIVIFDKATGSMERIVKGGFDEDYLEFHYGARNNLSVSTNGKLCFISRSGGKDVIHIYDMSTKKVKTISLPMRIIDSPDISMDGTKVVFSAAQFDCYDIYIYSLADDKLTQVFDDQYYDTQPRWIDNDTIVFVSDRAEKGGRKDNDLFIYSIAAGKFLKSVDTGYSDTFPAVSPDRTQIAFIMNTIHPTLMIYCLTNDAVYEQFIPDGGVFSPAFGKSGTNSAIVYTYYQDSTFNIYEYKPVLKTPGGFTLNQGPFTFRLLPDFKTPFPVTNRNYGIELSIDSLFGLITFNSSAGAALLGVLSLSDLLGNHRIQVLMDMVLSLNTNVFEHINFDVSYFFLKYRSDFGVRVYMYSNYFYEFSSFQSFFDMEKAYRQTWGVFFLYQYPFDTFNRIEASIGEKDFTFIDSIVQIGSNYIYNLSQQHRDLLRIAYVHDSTLWDYTGPVDGIRFEISLTKGFKLFQTSISFERFLVDYRMYLLITPGYSLAFRGVAGLNMGYDKDEIPFYVGGFNSIRGYDTWSFSGDTMFLFNFEFRFPLIINMVIGLPFPIPLPVIWGTVFLDVGSAWNLSQPYHLYEYKVYDLYLKDLKIGLGFGLRMVLVTGIKLMVDFAAPYDAFAIPTLDKWVTVWQIGVDF
- a CDS encoding single-stranded DNA-binding protein — encoded protein: MENNVNILVLQGGVVREPELVYTASGLAKSTFPIANNCVAFKSGTKEQEVNYFDVVAWGKLAEICGTYLKKGTRVIISGKLRQSRWKNDEGKTRTRVSIIAQDIKFLPGNRNPGYSPQRAKASHQA